One genomic segment of Amycolatopsis sp. Hca4 includes these proteins:
- a CDS encoding DUF3618 domain-containing protein — translation MSGDFPKNAEEARLDRDATREELTETLTALGQKLDVKARVKENVDEKLDQATAKVADVTNEPTAVKFRQGADAVRANPVPVFAGVLGLLIVIRLILRRRNS, via the coding sequence ATGAGCGGGGACTTCCCGAAGAACGCCGAAGAGGCGCGGCTCGACCGGGACGCGACCCGGGAGGAGCTCACCGAAACCCTGACCGCGCTCGGGCAGAAGCTCGACGTGAAGGCCAGGGTCAAGGAGAACGTCGACGAGAAGCTCGACCAGGCGACCGCGAAGGTCGCCGACGTGACGAACGAGCCGACCGCGGTGAAGTTCCGCCAGGGCGCCGACGCCGTGCGCGCCAACCCGGTGCCGGTCTTCGCCGGCGTGCTGGGCCTGCTGATCGTGATCCGCCTGATTCTCCGCCGGAGGAACTCGTGA
- a CDS encoding phage holin family protein — protein MIEEANKTPAADRSVGELVTDLTDEVKRLVRDEMRLAVFELQRKGKKMGLGAGLFGAAGLFAFLGAGTLVAAAVLALALAVPGWLAAVIVAVALFVVAGIAALVGKKEVTQGVPPVPEEAISGVREDVDTVKQGVRA, from the coding sequence GTGATCGAAGAGGCAAACAAGACACCGGCGGCCGACCGCTCGGTCGGCGAGCTGGTGACGGACCTGACCGACGAGGTCAAGCGGCTCGTCCGGGACGAGATGCGGCTCGCGGTCTTCGAACTGCAGCGCAAGGGCAAGAAGATGGGCCTCGGCGCCGGGTTGTTCGGCGCGGCGGGGCTGTTCGCGTTCCTCGGGGCGGGCACGCTGGTCGCGGCCGCGGTGCTGGCGCTCGCGCTGGCCGTGCCCGGCTGGCTGGCCGCGGTGATCGTCGCGGTGGCGTTGTTCGTCGTCGCCGGGATCGCGGCGCTGGTCGGCAAGAAGGAAGTGACGCAGGGGGTGCCGCCGGTGCCCGAAGAGGCGATCAGCGGCGTCCGCGAAGACGTGGACACCGTGAAGCAGGGAGTGCGGGCATGA
- a CDS encoding NAD(P)/FAD-dependent oxidoreductase, with protein sequence MRVVIVGGGFAGYHAAKSLRKEAGEDVEVVVLNPTDYFLYLPLLPEVAAGILDPRRVAVSIPETLRGVRLVLGVATGVDFETRHVTYTDPEDNEHRIGYDRLVLAAGSVNKLLPIPGVPEYAHGFRGVPEALYLRDHITRQIELAAAAEDPAERDARCTFVVVGAGYTGTEVAAQGPAFTAALAARHPELAGQRIRWLLLDLAERVLPELDERLGRTADEVLRSRGVEVLMKTSVDNADAKGVTLTNGDSVPARTLVWCVGVRPDPLVAELGLETAKGRLVVTEQLNVPGRDDVFACGDAAAVPDLTRPGQYTAMTAQHAERQGRLAGRNVAASLGHGRPGAYRHHDLGFVVDLGAGAAAANPLHIPLSGRPAKAVTRGYHLMAMPGNRVRTAVDWALEALTGRQTVQLGLVRSGAVPLDTDSPELPRR encoded by the coding sequence ATGCGTGTCGTGATCGTCGGCGGCGGATTCGCCGGGTACCACGCGGCGAAGAGCTTGCGGAAAGAAGCCGGCGAAGACGTGGAAGTCGTCGTGCTGAACCCGACGGATTACTTCCTCTACCTGCCGTTGCTGCCCGAAGTGGCGGCGGGGATCCTGGATCCGCGGCGGGTGGCGGTTTCCATTCCCGAAACGCTGCGCGGGGTCCGCCTGGTGCTCGGCGTGGCCACCGGCGTCGACTTCGAAACCCGGCACGTCACCTACACCGATCCCGAGGACAACGAGCACCGGATCGGGTACGACCGGCTGGTGCTGGCCGCGGGCAGCGTCAACAAGCTGTTGCCGATCCCGGGCGTGCCGGAGTACGCGCACGGGTTCCGCGGCGTGCCGGAAGCGCTGTACCTGCGTGACCACATCACCCGGCAGATCGAGCTGGCCGCCGCGGCCGAGGACCCGGCCGAACGCGACGCCCGCTGCACGTTCGTGGTGGTCGGCGCCGGTTACACGGGCACCGAGGTCGCCGCGCAGGGCCCCGCGTTCACCGCGGCGCTCGCCGCGCGCCACCCCGAGCTGGCCGGGCAGCGGATCCGCTGGCTGCTGCTGGACCTCGCCGAGCGCGTGCTGCCCGAGCTGGACGAGCGGCTGGGCCGGACCGCCGACGAGGTGCTGCGCTCGCGCGGGGTGGAAGTGCTGATGAAGACGTCGGTGGACAACGCCGACGCGAAAGGCGTCACGCTGACCAACGGCGACTCCGTGCCGGCCCGCACCCTCGTGTGGTGCGTCGGCGTGCGGCCGGACCCGCTGGTGGCCGAGCTCGGGCTGGAGACGGCCAAGGGCAGGCTGGTGGTCACCGAGCAGCTGAACGTGCCGGGCCGCGACGACGTCTTCGCCTGCGGTGACGCGGCGGCGGTGCCCGACCTCACCCGTCCCGGGCAGTACACCGCGATGACCGCCCAGCACGCCGAGCGGCAGGGCAGGCTGGCCGGGCGCAACGTGGCGGCGTCACTCGGCCACGGCCGCCCGGGCGCCTACCGCCACCACGACCTCGGTTTCGTCGTCGACCTCGGCGCGGGTGCCGCGGCGGCGAACCCGCTGCACATCCCGCTGTCCGGCCGGCCGGCGAAGGCCGTGACGCGCGGCTACCACTTGATGGCGATGCCGGGCAACCGCGTCCGCACGGCCGTCGACTGGGCCCTGGAGGCGCTGACCGGCCGCCAGACCGTCCAATTGGGACTGGTCCGGTCCGGGGCCGTGCCGCTCGACACCGACAGCCCGGAGCTTCCCCGCCGCTGA
- a CDS encoding DUF4235 domain-containing protein: protein MNKALYKPLSWVVGALGGILAGQVFKQVWSRVAGEDDAPDATDRDYTWRQVVVAAAVQGAIFGAVKAATERAGAVGYRKATGDWPGDD from the coding sequence GTGAACAAAGCGCTGTACAAGCCGCTGAGCTGGGTGGTGGGTGCCCTCGGCGGCATCCTGGCCGGCCAGGTGTTCAAGCAGGTCTGGAGCCGGGTGGCCGGCGAGGACGACGCCCCCGACGCCACCGACCGCGACTACACCTGGCGTCAGGTGGTGGTCGCGGCGGCGGTGCAGGGGGCGATCTTCGGTGCGGTCAAGGCCGCCACCGAACGCGCCGGCGCCGTCGGCTACCGCAAGGCGACCGGCGACTGGCCGGGAGACGACTGA
- a CDS encoding aldo/keto reductase — MTTTTAGVPALELNNGVRIPQLGFGVFQISPEETAQAVRTALETGYRHIDTAQMYRNEAGVAAGIADSGVAREDVFVTTKLANDAHGHDNAITALEGSLRRLGFDYVDLYLIHWPLPSKNNYVRTWQGFEDILHAGKARAIGVSNFQPAHLDRLAEETSLVPSVNQIELHPALQQAQLREYHRAHGIATEAWSPLAQGEVLGDPVLTGLAEKHGRTPAQVVLRWHIQLGNIVFPKSASPGRMRENIDVFGFELDDEDMAEIGRLDEGRRTGPDPDTFGG, encoded by the coding sequence ATGACGACCACCACTGCCGGCGTCCCCGCTCTGGAGCTGAACAACGGCGTGCGGATCCCGCAGCTCGGGTTCGGTGTCTTCCAGATCTCGCCGGAGGAAACCGCCCAGGCCGTGCGGACCGCGCTGGAAACCGGGTACCGCCACATCGACACCGCGCAGATGTACCGCAACGAGGCCGGCGTCGCCGCCGGGATCGCGGACTCCGGCGTGGCCCGCGAAGACGTGTTCGTCACCACCAAGCTGGCGAACGACGCGCACGGGCACGACAACGCGATCACCGCGCTCGAAGGCAGCCTGCGCCGGCTGGGCTTCGACTACGTCGACCTCTACCTGATCCACTGGCCGCTGCCGTCGAAGAACAACTACGTCCGCACGTGGCAGGGCTTCGAGGACATCCTGCACGCGGGCAAGGCCCGCGCGATCGGCGTGTCCAACTTCCAGCCCGCCCACCTCGACCGGCTCGCCGAGGAGACGTCCCTGGTGCCCTCGGTCAACCAGATCGAGCTGCACCCGGCGCTGCAGCAGGCGCAGCTGCGCGAGTACCACCGGGCGCACGGCATCGCCACCGAAGCGTGGAGCCCGCTGGCGCAGGGGGAGGTCCTCGGCGACCCGGTGCTCACCGGCCTGGCGGAAAAGCACGGGCGGACGCCCGCCCAGGTCGTGCTGCGCTGGCACATCCAGCTCGGGAACATCGTGTTCCCGAAGTCGGCGTCGCCCGGCCGGATGCGCGAGAACATCGACGTCTTCGGCTTCGAACTCGACGACGAGGACATGGCCGAGATCGGCAGGCTCGACGAAGGCCGCCGCACCGGGCCGGACCCGGACACCTTCGGCGGGTGA
- a CDS encoding SRPBCC family protein — protein MSTITEIVDVEVPVSTAYNQWTQFEEFPRFMEGVEEIRQLDATRTHWVTRFGGVTREFDATITEQHPDERVAWNSVSGPDHAGVITFHRLDDSHTRVTAQMDIDPEGFAENVADKLGVLDRRVKGDLKRFKEFIEQRGRETGAWRGDVDRPGQ, from the coding sequence ATGAGCACGATCACCGAAATCGTGGACGTGGAAGTCCCCGTTTCCACCGCGTACAACCAGTGGACGCAGTTCGAGGAATTCCCCCGGTTCATGGAAGGCGTCGAAGAGATCCGGCAGCTCGACGCCACCCGCACCCATTGGGTGACGCGGTTCGGTGGCGTGACGCGCGAATTCGACGCGACGATCACCGAACAGCACCCGGACGAGCGGGTCGCCTGGAACTCGGTCTCCGGACCGGACCACGCCGGCGTCATCACCTTCCACCGGCTGGACGATTCCCACACCCGGGTGACCGCGCAGATGGACATCGACCCGGAGGGCTTCGCCGAGAACGTCGCCGACAAGCTCGGCGTGCTCGACCGCCGGGTGAAGGGCGACCTCAAGCGGTTCAAGGAGTTCATCGAGCAGCGCGGCCGGGAGACCGGCGCCTGGCGCGGTGACGTGGACCGCCCGGGGCAGTAG
- a CDS encoding STAS domain-containing protein, giving the protein MYDCFRTIYEPSGLTVTKAGRPGGVTVLTLVGDIDAATVNTLDEALATGTRLVVDLTRVAFLSCAGVRALLQAHARTEIVVVPGGHAVTRSLEATGADLVLKIHPRVGAALAGLAAEPGREA; this is encoded by the coding sequence ATGTACGACTGTTTTCGCACGATATACGAACCGTCGGGGCTGACGGTGACCAAAGCCGGACGCCCGGGCGGAGTCACGGTGCTCACCCTGGTCGGTGACATCGATGCGGCCACGGTGAACACGCTCGACGAAGCCCTCGCCACCGGCACCCGGCTGGTCGTCGACCTCACCCGGGTGGCCTTCCTGAGCTGCGCCGGGGTCCGCGCACTGCTGCAGGCGCACGCCCGCACCGAAATCGTCGTCGTGCCCGGCGGCCACGCGGTCACCCGCTCGCTCGAAGCCACCGGCGCCGACCTCGTGCTGAAGATCCACCCCCGGGTCGGCGCCGCGCTCGCCGGCCTGGCCGCCGAACCCGGCCGGGAGGCGTGA